In Elusimicrobiaceae bacterium, a genomic segment contains:
- the rpmJ gene encoding 50S ribosomal protein L36, translating to MKVRASVKKICQKCKIIKRNGVVRVVCEVAKHKQRQG from the coding sequence ATGAAAGTCAGAGCTAGTGTAAAAAAGATATGCCAAAAATGCAAAATCATTAAACGCAATGGCGTCGTGCGTGTGGTGTGTGAAGTTGCTAAACACAAACAGCGCCAAGGTTAA
- the map gene encoding type I methionyl aminopeptidase: MIEVKNEHELQLMRNAGKVTAAVLEKMTQAVKPGVSTLDLDEIAEKTIRSFGAVPLFLGYGGFPGSICASINEEVVHGIPKKGRILKSGDIISIDTGAKLDGFCSDAAITLGVGKVSEEAQRLMDVTKKSLYKAIGLVKPGIRLGDIGHAVETYAEQQGMGVVRDYCGHGIGRTMHEEPSIPNFGKPGTGPVLQAGMVLAIEPMLTAGTWRVRQLSDGWTVVTRDGSYAAHFEHTVAVTAHGSEIFTAFE; this comes from the coding sequence ATGATAGAAGTTAAAAATGAGCACGAATTGCAATTAATGCGCAACGCAGGAAAAGTAACTGCGGCCGTGCTTGAAAAAATGACACAAGCGGTTAAGCCGGGAGTGTCAACACTCGATTTGGACGAAATAGCCGAAAAAACGATCCGTTCCTTCGGAGCGGTGCCGCTTTTTTTGGGCTATGGTGGATTTCCGGGAAGTATTTGTGCGTCCATTAATGAAGAAGTCGTGCACGGAATCCCCAAAAAAGGTAGAATATTAAAGAGTGGTGATATTATCAGTATCGATACAGGAGCCAAGCTTGACGGTTTCTGTTCGGATGCCGCGATCACCCTCGGCGTCGGCAAAGTTTCTGAGGAAGCCCAACGATTGATGGATGTGACAAAAAAGTCACTTTATAAAGCCATCGGGCTAGTCAAACCGGGTATCCGGCTAGGAGATATCGGACACGCGGTGGAGACTTATGCCGAGCAACAGGGCATGGGCGTGGTACGCGATTATTGCGGCCACGGCATTGGCCGTACGATGCATGAGGAGCCTTCTATTCCGAATTTCGGAAAACCGGGCACCGGTCCTGTTTTACAGGCAGGCATGGTACTTGCCATTGAACCAATGCTTACAGCGGGAACATGGAGAGTCAGGCAGCTTAGTGACGGTTGGACGGTGGTCACGCGGGACGGCAGTTATGCGGCCCACTTTGAACATACGGTAGCAGTCACAGCTCACGGCAGTGAAATTTTTACTGCTTTTGAATAA
- the rplO gene encoding 50S ribosomal protein L15 yields the protein MVTLNKLFPKHGSRKPRKRLGLGAASGLGNYCGKGMKGQTSRSGNTRKESKAGGQMPLVRQTPKSGFSNKDFARRFDYVNVGTLEKLFKAGAEVTPEALKKAGAIHDQTSVKILGMGELSKALKVSAHGFSKTAKAAIEKAGGNVTVLEKKTK from the coding sequence ATGGTAACCTTAAATAAACTTTTCCCTAAACACGGATCCCGCAAACCCCGCAAACGCTTGGGGTTAGGTGCTGCCTCGGGTCTTGGTAATTATTGCGGTAAAGGAATGAAAGGTCAAACTTCTCGTTCCGGTAATACCCGCAAAGAAAGTAAAGCCGGCGGTCAAATGCCGCTCGTGCGCCAAACCCCGAAAAGCGGTTTTTCTAACAAAGATTTTGCTCGTCGGTTTGACTATGTCAATGTAGGTACTTTGGAAAAATTGTTCAAAGCCGGTGCGGAAGTAACGCCGGAAGCTTTGAAAAAAGCCGGTGCCATTCATGACCAAACCAGCGTGAAAATCTTGGGCATGGGCGAACTGTCCAAAGCTCTGAAAGTATCCGCTCACGGTTTTTCTAAAACGGCCAAAGCCGCTATTGAAAAAGCCGGCGGAAACGTAACTGTACTTGAAAAGAAGACCAAATAA
- the infA gene encoding translation initiation factor IF-1, whose product MSDKIEVEGKVLESLPNAMFKIEIPGGKIILGHISGKMRVHHIRILPGDKVKLELSPYDLTKGRITYREK is encoded by the coding sequence ATGAGCGATAAAATAGAAGTTGAAGGCAAAGTCTTAGAATCCTTGCCAAACGCGATGTTTAAAATTGAAATCCCGGGCGGCAAAATTATTCTAGGACACATATCCGGGAAAATGAGAGTGCATCATATAAGAATTTTGCCCGGAGACAAAGTGAAATTAGAATTGTCCCCGTATGATTTAACCAAAGGCAGAATAACTTATAGGGAGAAATAA
- a CDS encoding 50S ribosomal protein L18, with protein sequence MATKQERYQFRKDRSRKHLLAAAGAHRPRLSVYRSLKYIYAQIIDDNTHSTLVSATTLSKELEGKFETSGKSVEAAKALGAVIAKKALEKGITEVMFDRGGRVYHGRIKALADAAREAGLKF encoded by the coding sequence ATGGCTACTAAACAAGAAAGATATCAATTCAGAAAAGACAGAAGCCGCAAACACCTGCTCGCGGCAGCCGGTGCACATCGCCCGCGCTTGTCTGTCTACAGAAGCTTAAAATATATCTACGCCCAAATCATTGACGACAATACGCACAGCACTTTAGTGTCTGCAACGACTTTGTCTAAAGAATTGGAAGGTAAGTTTGAAACTTCCGGTAAAAGCGTAGAAGCTGCCAAAGCCTTAGGTGCTGTGATTGCTAAAAAGGCTTTGGAAAAAGGTATTACCGAAGTCATGTTCGACCGCGGCGGCCGCGTATATCACGGCAGAATCAAAGCCTTGGCTGATGCTGCGCGCGAAGCAGGACTCAAATTCTAA
- the rpsE gene encoding 30S ribosomal protein S5, whose product MTNEMKKEAKGKKAEFQKVKPASEGKTTVIHVARTAKVVKGGKRFGFRALVVVGNGEGKVGVAIGKANQVQLAIGKAETHARKHMVTFPVVGDTIPHEVIGRFGAASVWMKPAAPGTGVIAGAGVRLVFEAAGIKDVLARSLGSNNPCNLVYATLEALKMLKNKETVNAIRGKADKTAQAAVEEAPAAEAAAN is encoded by the coding sequence ATGACCAACGAAATGAAAAAAGAAGCGAAAGGCAAAAAAGCCGAGTTTCAAAAGGTGAAACCCGCATCCGAAGGGAAAACCACCGTTATTCACGTGGCCCGCACGGCTAAAGTGGTAAAAGGTGGTAAACGCTTTGGTTTCCGCGCCTTAGTTGTAGTGGGCAACGGAGAAGGAAAAGTGGGTGTCGCCATCGGTAAAGCTAACCAAGTTCAGTTAGCCATTGGCAAAGCTGAAACCCATGCCCGCAAACACATGGTTACTTTCCCTGTCGTAGGGGATACGATTCCGCACGAAGTTATCGGCCGTTTCGGTGCTGCCTCTGTGTGGATGAAACCTGCCGCTCCGGGAACCGGTGTAATCGCCGGTGCCGGTGTGCGTTTGGTGTTTGAAGCCGCTGGTATCAAAGACGTCTTGGCCCGCAGCTTGGGAAGCAATAACCCTTGCAACTTGGTCTATGCAACGTTAGAAGCGTTGAAAATGCTCAAAAATAAAGAAACAGTCAACGCCATCCGCGGCAAAGCCGATAAAACGGCTCAAGCCGCTGTAGAAGAAGCCCCTGCAGCAGAAGCGGCGGCCAATTAG
- the secY gene encoding preprotein translocase subunit SecY: protein MENNTVANIFNAPELKKRLLFVLGALAVFRLAAAIPIPGINTDVLRQLFAAHENGILGFMNIFSGGALGKFSILALGIMPYINASIIISLVRGAHIFPALDRMHKEGEAGRRKENQITRIFTLFLAAMQGAMMTFAITKVEGAGGVSAVVNPSVFFFITTVLTLCAGTMFVMWLGEQITEKGVGNGISLIIFAGIMDRLPSAIMEVISRVQADEMDFFMAMVIFGAAIVITGLVVWLETAQRQIPVQYAKRQVGNKMYGGQTSYLPLKIDQSGVIAVIFASSVISLPLTIASFNRDAAWAQRLLEFMSHNSIWYMVLFSALIIFFCYFYNSMTINPADLADNMKKWGGFIPGIRPGEPTKNYIEWVMNRLTFCGAIAVCLIAVLPDFFRAEFNVDFYFGGTALLIVVGVALDTVSQIQAHLLARNYEPLLKGSKKIKGRWFNVGQ, encoded by the coding sequence ATGGAAAACAATACAGTGGCGAATATTTTTAACGCTCCCGAGCTCAAGAAGAGACTTCTCTTCGTGCTCGGGGCGTTGGCCGTTTTCCGTTTAGCGGCCGCCATCCCCATACCGGGGATCAATACCGATGTCTTGCGCCAATTATTTGCCGCGCATGAAAACGGTATTTTGGGCTTTATGAATATTTTTTCCGGCGGTGCGCTGGGAAAATTCTCCATTTTAGCCCTCGGCATTATGCCTTACATCAACGCATCCATTATTATCAGCTTGGTGCGCGGTGCTCATATTTTCCCTGCGCTGGACCGTATGCATAAAGAAGGCGAAGCCGGTCGGCGGAAAGAAAACCAAATTACCCGAATATTCACGCTGTTTTTGGCGGCGATGCAAGGCGCTATGATGACCTTCGCCATCACCAAGGTAGAAGGAGCCGGCGGGGTGTCTGCCGTAGTTAACCCGTCCGTTTTCTTTTTCATTACGACTGTACTGACCTTGTGTGCCGGTACGATGTTTGTGATGTGGCTGGGTGAACAAATTACGGAAAAGGGCGTCGGAAACGGTATCTCATTGATCATTTTTGCGGGTATCATGGACCGCTTGCCCAGTGCCATTATGGAAGTCATCAGCCGCGTACAAGCCGATGAAATGGATTTCTTTATGGCCATGGTTATTTTTGGTGCGGCGATTGTAATTACCGGACTGGTTGTATGGTTGGAAACAGCTCAACGCCAAATTCCGGTGCAATATGCCAAGCGTCAAGTCGGCAATAAAATGTATGGTGGGCAAACCAGTTATTTACCGCTCAAGATTGATCAGAGCGGCGTAATCGCGGTAATCTTTGCCTCCTCTGTTATTTCCTTGCCGTTGACAATAGCCAGCTTTAACCGTGATGCCGCGTGGGCACAACGGTTGTTAGAATTTATGAGCCATAACAGTATATGGTATATGGTACTGTTCTCTGCGCTCATTATTTTCTTCTGCTATTTCTACAACTCCATGACCATTAATCCGGCTGATTTGGCCGATAATATGAAGAAATGGGGCGGTTTTATTCCGGGAATTCGTCCGGGAGAACCTACCAAGAATTATATTGAGTGGGTGATGAACCGCTTGACGTTCTGTGGTGCAATTGCGGTATGTCTGATCGCAGTATTACCGGATTTCTTCCGCGCAGAATTTAACGTGGATTTCTATTTCGGTGGTACGGCGTTACTGATTGTGGTCGGTGTTGCATTGGATACGGTCAGCCAAATTCAAGCACACTTGCTGGCCCGCAATTACGAGCCGCTGCTCAAAGGCAGTAAGAAAATTAAAGGCCGTTGGTTTAATGTGGGCCAATAA
- a CDS encoding adenylate kinase encodes MDIVLMGAPGAGKGTQAERLEQTLHYTHISTGDVLRKEIASGSELGKKVSAIISKGDLISDELMLSILKQVVSTAKGDIIFDGFPRTVVQAEMLDKMLAELGRKLGKVIEIALPDEVVVARLSARKQCKLPSGETKQIGPNFSLEDCAAQGGEVFTRKDDMPQSIAHRLSVYHKQTEPVMDFYKKAGRFVAVKGDQTPDQVLADLLAVLKA; translated from the coding sequence ATGGATATTGTACTGATGGGTGCTCCAGGTGCCGGAAAAGGTACACAGGCCGAACGTTTAGAACAAACATTGCACTACACGCATATTTCTACAGGTGATGTGTTGCGTAAAGAAATTGCGTCCGGTAGTGAATTGGGGAAAAAGGTTTCGGCTATCATCAGCAAAGGGGATTTAATTTCTGATGAGTTGATGCTGTCCATTTTGAAGCAAGTTGTTTCAACTGCCAAAGGGGATATTATTTTTGACGGTTTTCCCCGCACGGTAGTACAAGCAGAGATGTTGGACAAAATGTTGGCAGAGTTGGGACGCAAACTGGGCAAAGTAATTGAAATCGCTTTGCCGGATGAAGTGGTAGTAGCCCGCTTATCTGCCCGTAAACAATGCAAGTTGCCCAGCGGTGAAACAAAACAAATTGGTCCTAATTTTTCATTGGAAGATTGTGCCGCACAAGGCGGGGAAGTGTTTACGCGCAAAGACGATATGCCGCAAAGTATTGCCCACCGTTTGTCTGTATATCATAAACAAACGGAACCGGTGATGGATTTTTATAAAAAAGCGGGCCGGTTTGTGGCTGTCAAAGGGGATCAAACCCCGGATCAAGTTTTGGCTGATTTGTTAGCGGTATTGAAGGCATAG